One region of Octopus sinensis linkage group LG30, ASM634580v1, whole genome shotgun sequence genomic DNA includes:
- the LOC115226507 gene encoding uncharacterized protein LOC115226507, producing MNRKLLFPILSTCSIISTYLVWNFSLNNDNFKQLIKTHFTYLVDSETCRIPNIDPFDISVRKYISIRKWRPCPGGSSLTYQEDNTLKINKSVIKQHYENNFHSCKIYPIVRNDVDDDHIDYLKESLQFKTDVNISHEFIKVQCFNRDNKTIYTNFHAFVQRKELLHKNRSRNTHDNVNSSSKNIHFTNFVDKENKLLLNVLLIGIDSVSRLNFIRQMPLTRQFLLNHGAVEMFGYNKVADNTFPNMVPFLTGKYVEELPGSENLKSKPFDEYDIIWKHYKKSGYVTMFAEDSTSGAMFNYLRYGFMKQPTDHYFRPFALEREKQSSFWSNNGFCFGNRMEPAIELQYTYDFMKVYKDKPYFILTFITRISHDDMNDAGRGDFEYLRFLEKSFSQDLLNNTILLFFSDHGIRFGSFRKTYVGRLEERLPAMYVLPPEWFRDGFPTLWNNLKANSYRLTTQFDIYETLQDILEIEKAAEHSKSNEIDYRNLKRISLFKKIPLNRSCETARIKPHWCTCHVFTSVTVNDNIVINIANYVVFYINNMTSNSSELCVRLKLQKIKGAEISVMNDKVLSYLGQGEQTHKDYRIVIQTHPGEGLFECSVRYYCGNKQLSLMGEISRINRYGNQSDCIHDNLLRKYCYCNK from the coding sequence ATGAACAGAAAGCTATTGTTTCCAATTCTGTCCACGTGCTCCATCATTTCCACGTATCTTGTATGGAATTTCAGTCTCAACAATGACAATTTTAAACAATTAATCAAAACACACTTTACATACTTGGTTGATTCAGAAACGTGTCGGATTCCCAATATCGACCCATTCGACATTTCCGTACGTAAATATATCTCGATACGTAAATGGCGACCGTGTCCGGGAGGTTCTTCTTTGACGTACCAAGAGGATAATACGTTGAAAATTAATAAATCTGTTATCAAACAACACTATGAAAACAATTTTCATTCATGCAAAATATATCCAATTGTGCggaatgatgttgacgatgatcaTATCGACTACCTGAAAGAGTCGTTACAGTTTAAAACAGACGTGAATATATCGCATGAATTTATAAAAGTTCAATGTTTTAATAGAGATAACAAAACAATTTACACGAATTTCCATGCCTTTGTCCAGAGGAAGGAATTACTGCACAAAAATAGATCAAGGAATACACATGACAATGTCAATAGCTCTTCAAAAAACattcattttacaaattttgTCGATAAAGAAAACAAGCTTTTGCTAAATGTTCTTTTAATAGGAATTGATTCAGTTTCGCGATTGAACTTCATACGACAAATGCCTCTAACTCGTCAGTTTTTATTAAACCATGGTGCTGTCGAAATGTTTGGTTATAATAAAGTGGCTGATAATACATTTCCTAATATGGTGCCGTTCCTTACTGGTAAATACGTAGAAGAACTACCTGGATCAGAGAATCTGAAATCGAAACCATTCGATGAATACGATATAATTTGGAAACACTATAAAAAATCTGGTTACGTTACTATGTTTGCAGAAGATTCAACATCGGGCGCAATGTTTAACTATTTGAGATACGGCTTTATGAAACAACCGACTGATCATTATTTCAGACCTTTTGCgctagaaagagagaaacaaagttcCTTTTGGTCAAATAATGGGTTTTGTTTTGGTAATCGGATGGAACCAGCTATTGAGTTACAGTATACATACGATTTTATGAAAGTCTATAAAGATAAGCCATATTTCATTTTAACGTTCATTACACGCATTTCACATGATGACATGAATGACGCTGGGCGGGGAGATTTTGAATATCTGAGGTTCCTTGAGAAATCATTTAGTCAAGATCTACTAAACAAtactattttgcttttcttttctgatCACGGAATTAGATTTGGTTCATTTCGTAAGACTTATGTTGGTCGACTGGAAGAACGGCTTCCTGCTATGTATGTACTTCCGCCCGAATGGTTCAGAGATGGATTTCCTACTTTATGGAATAATCTTAAAGCAAACAGCTACCGATTGACGACACAATTCGACATATATGAAACCCTACAAGATATCTTAGAGATCGAAAAAGCAGCAGAACATTCTAAATCTAATGAGATCGACTATAGAAATCTAAAACGCATCAGCCTCTTCAAAAAGATACCTTTAAATCGTTCGTGTGAAACAGCACGAATTAAACCACATTGGTGTACATGCCATGTCTTTACCTCAGTTACTGTTAATGACAACATTGTAATTAACATAGCTAATTATGTCGTGttttatataaacaatatgaCATCAAATTCTAGTGAATTGTGTGTCAGGttaaaattacagaaaattaaaGGTGCTGAAATTTCAGTGATGAATGACAAGGTACTGTCTTACCTTGGTCAAGGAGAACAGACTCATAAAGATTACCGAATTGTAATACAAACACATCCCGGGGAAGGTTTATTTGAATGTTCAGTAAGATACTACTGTGGCAATAAGCAGTTATCATTGATGGGAGAGATTAGTCGAATAAACCGTTATGGAAATCAGTCAGAttgtattcatgacaacctcttGAGAAAATATTGCTACTGTAACAAATAG